From Synechococcus sp. A10-1-5-1, a single genomic window includes:
- the ftsY gene encoding signal recognition particle-docking protein FtsY, with protein sequence MVYDWFNRSAAPQNPQDPQPEQAAEPPAQEEAPAVEAPSDIDQDALDWARQAYARLKAQQEAQKQEVAAAAAEPEPEPTPPVEPTPEPDPTPVSAQDPVQAVQTPEPAVGLSLLEQAAAQRAQRQQEQLERAIETPAAPVEPTPAATDEAAPSLGDFDEDFTWSAEVLAAQGRQLSDISLEEIDWLGRLRRGMEKTRQGFVTQLLDTLGDDPLTPEVLDDLESLLLRADVGVKATDQVLEALRKRLNEEVVEPEEGIRFLKDQLKGLLDQPIQASGTALLAPERGRLNVWLMVGVNGVGKTTTLGKLANLAIRSGYSCLIAAADTFRAAAVQQVQVWGERSGVTVVSNPSANADPAAVVYDAIGAAQAKGTDLVLVDTAGRLQTKHNLMEELSKVRRIVDKLAPDAEVQSLLVLDASQGQNGLKQAMAFAQAAGLTGVVLTKLDGSSRGGVALAVSSEAGLPIRFIGAGEGIRDLRPFNSFEFVEALLAK encoded by the coding sequence ATGGTTTACGACTGGTTCAATCGCAGCGCGGCCCCTCAGAACCCCCAGGATCCCCAGCCGGAACAGGCCGCTGAGCCGCCTGCCCAGGAAGAGGCCCCTGCAGTAGAAGCGCCCTCAGATATTGATCAGGACGCTCTCGATTGGGCGCGCCAGGCCTACGCCCGCCTGAAGGCCCAGCAGGAAGCGCAAAAGCAGGAAGTGGCTGCGGCTGCGGCTGAGCCAGAACCTGAACCAACCCCTCCAGTCGAGCCCACTCCAGAGCCCGATCCCACGCCGGTATCGGCTCAGGATCCCGTACAGGCTGTCCAGACCCCCGAGCCCGCTGTTGGCTTGTCGTTGTTGGAGCAGGCCGCGGCCCAGCGAGCCCAGCGCCAACAGGAGCAGCTGGAGCGGGCCATCGAGACCCCGGCTGCTCCCGTTGAACCGACTCCGGCGGCGACCGATGAGGCGGCTCCGAGCCTGGGGGATTTCGATGAGGACTTCACCTGGTCGGCAGAGGTGTTGGCCGCCCAAGGCCGCCAGCTATCCGACATTTCCCTCGAGGAAATTGATTGGCTTGGGCGCCTGCGCCGGGGCATGGAGAAGACCCGCCAGGGTTTTGTCACCCAGCTGCTCGACACCCTTGGTGATGACCCGCTGACCCCTGAGGTCCTCGATGACCTCGAATCGCTGTTGCTCCGCGCTGATGTCGGCGTGAAAGCCACCGACCAAGTCCTGGAGGCCCTGCGTAAGCGCCTCAACGAGGAAGTCGTCGAGCCCGAGGAGGGGATTCGCTTCCTCAAAGACCAGCTAAAGGGTCTGCTCGATCAGCCGATCCAGGCCAGTGGCACGGCGTTGCTTGCCCCAGAGCGCGGTCGCTTGAACGTTTGGCTGATGGTCGGGGTGAACGGGGTGGGTAAAACCACGACCCTCGGCAAGTTGGCCAACTTGGCGATCCGCAGCGGCTACAGCTGTCTGATTGCGGCCGCGGATACGTTCCGGGCCGCGGCGGTGCAACAGGTTCAGGTTTGGGGTGAACGCAGTGGCGTCACCGTGGTCTCGAACCCCTCCGCCAATGCGGATCCTGCGGCGGTGGTTTATGACGCGATCGGTGCGGCCCAGGCCAAGGGCACGGACCTGGTGCTGGTGGACACCGCCGGTCGCCTGCAGACCAAGCACAACCTGATGGAGGAGCTCTCCAAGGTGCGCCGGATCGTGGACAAGCTCGCCCCGGATGCCGAGGTCCAGTCGTTGTTGGTGCTGGACGCCAGCCAGGGCCAGAACGGTCTGAAGCAGGCCATGGCCTTTGCCCAGGCCGCCGGTCTCACTGGTGTCGTGCTGACCAAGCTCGACGGCAGCTCCCGCGGTGGCGTCGCCTTGGCGGTTTCCTCGGAAGCCGGGCTGCCGATTCGCTTCATCGGCGCCGGCGAAGGGATTCGCGACTTGCGGCCTTTCAACAGCTTCGAGTTCGTCGAAGCACTCCTCGCCAAGTAA
- the nusB gene encoding transcription antitermination factor NusB, with protein MQSRSVARELALLMLGQVSDRQPSAETSLDTLLQQALASLSQHVREALDQAATELQAAQQQLLDSELQDQGAVGQLPRIRQHLQDGLEHAENGLNRLSASLELPRLLMLSDQEEIRRGAIDRARAVLSGRTDLDQRLDAVMEGWRLTRLPRIDRDILRLAAVDIEQFNTPAPVACNEAVELANRYSDEQGRRMINGVLRRFTNAPAKS; from the coding sequence ATGCAGAGCCGCTCCGTAGCCCGTGAACTGGCCCTGCTGATGCTGGGACAGGTCAGTGACCGTCAGCCCAGTGCCGAGACGTCCCTCGACACTCTCCTGCAACAGGCCCTGGCCTCCCTGAGTCAACACGTGCGTGAGGCCCTGGATCAGGCCGCGACCGAACTGCAGGCGGCTCAACAGCAGCTTTTGGATAGTGAGTTGCAGGATCAGGGCGCTGTGGGTCAGTTGCCCCGCATTCGCCAGCACCTGCAGGACGGATTGGAGCACGCTGAGAACGGCCTTAATCGCCTGTCCGCGAGCTTGGAGCTACCCCGGCTGCTGATGCTTTCGGATCAAGAGGAGATCCGACGCGGTGCCATCGACCGCGCTCGGGCTGTGCTCTCCGGTCGTACTGATTTGGATCAGCGTTTGGATGCGGTCATGGAGGGTTGGCGCCTCACCAGGCTCCCTCGGATTGACCGGGACATCCTGCGGCTCGCAGCCGTGGACATCGAGCAGTTCAACACCCCCGCGCCGGTGGCTTGCAATGAGGCCGTCGAGCTGGCCAATCGCTACAGCGACGAGCAGGGGCGCCGCATGATCAACGGTGTGCTGCGTCGTTTCACCAACGCCCCCGCCAAGAGCTGA
- a CDS encoding DUF502 domain-containing protein, which produces MVQSSPRPEQPLGDRLQQDLKNDLIAGLLVVIPLATTIWLATTVSRFVLAFLTSIPKQLNPFNTLNPVLQELINLGLGLLVPLLGILLIGLMARNIVGRWLLEFGEGTLQRIPVAGSVYKTLKQLLETFLRDNSSRFRRVVLVEYPREGLYALGFVTGVLGATLSAGFDKPMLSVFIPTAPNPTTGWYAVVPESSVQDLDLSVEDAFRTIISAGIVNPDERETPASRSFSSLLAQLRAPAYSPLPSNKA; this is translated from the coding sequence GTGGTGCAATCCAGCCCCAGACCTGAGCAACCGCTGGGCGATCGTCTCCAGCAGGACCTCAAAAACGACCTGATTGCAGGCCTGTTGGTGGTGATTCCCCTCGCCACCACCATTTGGCTAGCCACGACGGTGAGCCGCTTCGTCCTGGCGTTCCTGACGTCGATTCCGAAGCAGCTCAACCCGTTCAACACCCTCAACCCTGTTCTCCAGGAGTTGATCAACCTGGGCCTGGGCCTGCTTGTTCCCCTGCTGGGGATCCTGTTGATCGGCCTGATGGCCCGCAACATCGTCGGCCGCTGGTTGCTGGAGTTCGGTGAGGGCACCCTGCAGCGGATCCCCGTGGCTGGGTCCGTTTACAAAACCCTCAAGCAATTGCTGGAGACCTTCCTTCGGGATAACTCCAGCCGTTTTCGCCGTGTGGTGTTGGTGGAATACCCCCGTGAGGGGCTCTACGCCCTGGGCTTTGTCACCGGTGTGCTGGGGGCGACCCTCTCGGCGGGCTTTGACAAGCCGATGCTGAGTGTCTTTATCCCCACGGCCCCGAACCCCACCACCGGTTGGTACGCCGTGGTGCCGGAGTCCTCGGTTCAGGATCTGGATCTCTCGGTGGAAGATGCATTCCGCACGATCATCTCGGCAGGCATCGTCAATCCCGACGAGCGTGAAACCCCTGCCAGCCGTAGTTTCTCGAGTCTCCTCGCTCAGTTGCGAGCCCCCGCCTACTCCCCCCTTCCATCCAATAAGGCCTGA
- a CDS encoding HpsJ family protein yields the protein MSSAVAGRFSSLLRWLGITLVVLLALQLLAVLSVNGWGDESFRQLLSSTLITQSPMALVGMLLMLLGARLEDPLSGPNPLRWTVCVISGVLALALLFTVPATISGDQSLSDQTNQSLQAQRGQLELAKAQLDNPKVLEQVIDQGVQNGQIPEAASDEEKKKAARAFMESQLQQAENQIKQAETRRDLALNQRRIGGTGTAVVLVIAFALLALAAVL from the coding sequence GTGAGTTCAGCAGTTGCAGGACGCTTCTCCAGTCTGTTGCGCTGGCTCGGGATCACCCTGGTGGTTCTGCTGGCCCTCCAGCTTTTGGCCGTGCTGTCGGTCAATGGTTGGGGCGATGAGAGCTTCCGTCAGCTGCTCAGCTCCACCCTGATCACCCAGTCGCCGATGGCCCTGGTGGGAATGCTGTTGATGCTCCTTGGCGCGCGTCTGGAGGATCCACTGTCCGGCCCGAACCCCCTGCGCTGGACGGTTTGCGTCATCAGCGGTGTTCTGGCGTTGGCTCTGCTGTTCACGGTTCCCGCCACCATCAGCGGTGACCAGAGCCTGAGCGACCAGACCAACCAGTCCCTGCAAGCCCAGCGTGGTCAGCTGGAGCTCGCCAAGGCCCAGCTCGACAATCCCAAGGTGCTCGAGCAGGTGATCGATCAGGGAGTGCAGAACGGCCAAATCCCTGAGGCTGCAAGCGACGAGGAGAAGAAGAAGGCCGCGCGCGCTTTCATGGAAAGCCAGTTGCAGCAGGCTGAAAACCAGATCAAGCAGGCCGAAACCCGCCGGGATCTGGCACTGAACCAACGCCGGATCGGTGGGACGGGTACCGCCGTGGTCCTTGTGATCGCCTTTGCGTTGCTCGCCCTGGCAGCTGTTCTGTAG